A genome region from Setaria italica strain Yugu1 chromosome III, Setaria_italica_v2.0, whole genome shotgun sequence includes the following:
- the LOC101772404 gene encoding malate dehydrogenase, glyoxysomal — protein MEQQGADAAAARRMATLASHLRPDPASSHPQMEEVSLLRGSICRAKGAAPGFKVAILGAAGGIGQPLALLMKMNPLVSVLHLYDVVNAPGVTADISHMNTGAVVRGFLGQPQLENALTGMDLVVIPAGVPRKPGMTRDDLFNINAGIVRTLCEGIAKCCPKAIVNVISNPVNSTVPIAAEVFKKAGTYDPKRLLGVTTLDVVRANTFVGEVLGLDPREVNVPVIGGHAGVTILPLLSQVNPACSLTSEEVNHLTSRIQNGGTEVVEAKAGAGSATLSMAYAAAKFADACLRGLRGDAGIVECSYVASQVTELPFFASKVRLGRSGVEEILPLGPLNEFERAGLEKAKKELAESIQKGVSFINK, from the exons ATGGAGCAGCAAggggccgacgcggcggcggccaggcggatGGCCACGCTCGCCTCCCACCTGCGCCCGGACCCCGCCTCCTCTCACCCTCAG ATGGAGGAGGTCTCCCTCCTGAGGGGATCCATTTGCCGTGCAAAAGGGGCGGCGCCAGGCTTCAAGGTCGCAATCTTGGGCGCAGCTGGTGGGATCGGGCAGCCACTCGCGCTACTGATGAAGATGAACCCTCTTGTTTCGGTGCTCCATCTATATGATGTCGTCAACGCACCTGGTGTCACGGCTGACATTAGCCACATGAATACTGGTGCTGTG GTGCGTGGATTCTTGGGCCAACCACAGTTAGAAAATGCTCTAACTGGGATGGATCTTGTGGTAATTCCTGCTGGTGTCCCTCGGAAACCTGGGATGACAAGGGATGATCTGTTTAACATCAATGCTGGAATCGTCCGTACTCTTTGTGAGGGAATTGCAAAATGCTGCCCTAAGGCAATTGTGAACGTGATCAGTAATCCTGTCAATTCCACTGTTCCCATTGCTGCTGAAGTTTTCAAGAAAGCTGGCACATATGATCCTAAGCGCCTTTTAGGGGTTACAACACTTGACGTAGTGAGAGCCAACACTTTTGTG GGAGAGGTTCTTGGACTTGATCCCAGAGAAGTCAATGTTCCTGTCATTGGTGGGCATGCTGGAGTTACAATATTACCACTCCTTTCACAG GTGAATCCTGCCTGCTCACTCACGTCAGAAGAGGTTAATCACCTCACTTCTCGCATACAGAATGGTGGGACAGAAGTAGTTGAG GCTAAAGCTGGAGCAGGATCAGCGACTCTTTCAATG GCGTATGCAGCTGCTAAATTTGCAGATGCATGCCTGAGAGGACTGCGTGGTGATGCCGGAATAGTGGAGTGCTCTTATGTTGCTTCTCAG GTGACGGAGCTACCTTTCTTTGCATCCAAAGTGCGGTTAGGGCGCTCTGGTGTTGAGGAAATATTGCCACTTGGGCCATTGAATGAGTTCGAAAG AGCTGGTCTTGAGAAGGCAAAGAAAGAGCTGGCCGAGAGTATCCAGAAGGGCGTCTCTTTCATCAACAAGTGA
- the LOC101773073 gene encoding uncharacterized protein LOC101773073 isoform X1 has protein sequence MFLDSSCYNNGLSLEAGNSLVKASISVMPEQLSPRTEAILLGSLFSVTSLELQFFQAMAFLDNELDKFPMFDNLRTLSLSYCFFSERDADKLKALGRFLHKSPNLEELILQDFWYSEGTARDPRMGQLKTLPKVSMGRKGKAKLKKTYPRFGNLVRFQCRKLKYTEIIYEKGVKIQELVSFLRASQALQQKII, from the exons ATGTTCCTGGACTCTAGTTGCTACAACAATGGTCTGTCGTTAGAGGCAGGAAATTCCCTTGTCAAGGCATCAATTTCTGTAATGCCTGAACAGTTATCTCCAAGAACTGAAGCCATTCTTCTTGGCAGTCTATTCAGTGTGACAAGTTTGGAGTTGCAATTCTTTCAAGCAATG GCTTTCTTAGATAACGAGTTAGATAAGTTCCCAATGTTCGACAACCTGAGAACCTTGTCTCTCAGCTACTGTTTCTTCAGCGAACGGGATGCTGATAAATTGAAGGCTCTTGGGAGATTTCTGCACAAGTCTCCAAATCTGGAGGAGCTTATTTTGCAGGATTTCTGG TACTCTGAAGGTACTGCAAGGGATCCGAGGATGGGGCAGCTTAAAACA CTCCCAAAAGTTTCCATGGGACGGAAAGGAAAGGCCAAGCTGAAGAAGACATATCCTCGGTTTGGGAACCTTGTGCGGTTCCAATGCCGGAAGCTGAAATATACTGAAATCATATATGAGAAGGGTGTCAAAATCCAGGAGCTGGTCAGTTTTTTGCGGGCATCTCAGGCTCTGcaacaaaaaataatataa
- the LOC101773073 gene encoding uncharacterized protein LOC101773073 isoform X2, translated as MFLDSSCYNNGLSLEAGNSLVKASISVMPEQLSPRTEAILLGSLFSVTSLELQFFQAMAFLDNELDKFPMFDNLRTLSLSYCFFSERDADKLKALGRFLHKSPNLEELILQDFWLPKVSMGRKGKAKLKKTYPRFGNLVRFQCRKLKYTEIIYEKGVKIQELVSFLRASQALQQKII; from the exons ATGTTCCTGGACTCTAGTTGCTACAACAATGGTCTGTCGTTAGAGGCAGGAAATTCCCTTGTCAAGGCATCAATTTCTGTAATGCCTGAACAGTTATCTCCAAGAACTGAAGCCATTCTTCTTGGCAGTCTATTCAGTGTGACAAGTTTGGAGTTGCAATTCTTTCAAGCAATG GCTTTCTTAGATAACGAGTTAGATAAGTTCCCAATGTTCGACAACCTGAGAACCTTGTCTCTCAGCTACTGTTTCTTCAGCGAACGGGATGCTGATAAATTGAAGGCTCTTGGGAGATTTCTGCACAAGTCTCCAAATCTGGAGGAGCTTATTTTGCAGGATTTCTGG CTCCCAAAAGTTTCCATGGGACGGAAAGGAAAGGCCAAGCTGAAGAAGACATATCCTCGGTTTGGGAACCTTGTGCGGTTCCAATGCCGGAAGCTGAAATATACTGAAATCATATATGAGAAGGGTGTCAAAATCCAGGAGCTGGTCAGTTTTTTGCGGGCATCTCAGGCTCTGcaacaaaaaataatataa